The following are from one region of the Silene latifolia isolate original U9 population chromosome 9, ASM4854445v1, whole genome shotgun sequence genome:
- the LOC141599525 gene encoding thaumatin-like protein 1b has protein sequence MNLLFFFILIFALRLSASSRTSKGTSFRLVNKCSHTVWPGLLSSAKSPPLPTTGFALKPDKSRTLTFPHSWSGRIWGRTHCSVNAAGKFSCLTGDCASGKVSCGGAGAIPPATLAEFTLNGTGGLDFYDVSLVDGYNLPILVAPRGGHGGDCSPTGCLVDLNEGCPKELSVITTRGNASKSIKVGTAVACRSACEAFGKPEYCCSEGFNTPDTCHPSVYSTLFKQACPRSYTYAYDDKTSTFTCASADYIIVFCPPPYTSNKLLGARRMAGELPLVNKTMMHLRSRGIKGNKASPGLSPGLAFPPFSC, from the exons ATGAatctccttttcttcttcattctcaTCTTTGCGCTCCGCCTTTCAG CATCATCAAGAACCAGCAAAGGAACGTCATTTAGACTAGTGAACAAGTGCAGTCACACAGTATGGCCGGGCCTACTTTCAAGCGCTAAGTCGCCACCGTTACCTACTACCGGTTTTGCCCTGAAACCCGACAAGTCCCGAACCTTGACCTTCCCTCATTCCTGGTCGGGTCGGATATGGGGTCGGACCCACTGTTCAGTCAACGCTGCTGGTAAATTCTCCTGTCTCACCGGCGATTGCGCCTCTGGCAAGGTCTCGTGTGGCGGTGCAGGTGCTATTCCTCCTGCCACCCTCGCTGAATTCACCCTTAACGGCACAG GTGGACTAGACTTTTACGACGTTAGCCTTGTGGACGGATACAACCTCCCAATACTAGTAGCGCCTCGTGGAGGTCACGGAGGTGATTGCAGTCCAACAGGGTGTTTGGTTGATTTAAATGAAGGGTGCCCTAAAGAGTTGAGTGTGATTACGACACGTGGAAATGCTAGCAAGAGTATCAAAGTTGGAACTGCAGTGGCATGTAGGAGTGCTTGTGAGGCGTTTGGGAAACCGGAGTATTGTTGCAGTGAAGGGTTTAATACGCCTGATACTTGTCATCCATCGGTGTACTCGACTTTGTTTAAGCAAGCTTGTCCACGGTCGTATACCTATGCGTATGATGATAAGACTAGTACCTTCACTTGTGCTTCCGCGGACTATATCATTGTCTTTTGTCCTCCTCCGTACACAAG CAACAAATTACTGGGAGCGAGAAGAATGGCAGGTGAATTGCCATTGGTGAACAAAACAATGATGCACCTGCGTTCAAGGGGTATCAAAGGCAACAAGGCATCCCCAGGTTTATCCCCAGGTTTGGCTTTTCCTCCATTTTCTTGCTAA